CCAGCCCGGCTGTACGTGCTGGAGATCACCGCATTTATCGGCGGTGTGTTTACGCTCATCGGGCTGGTGAATATTATGATTCGCAGGTTCACCGACACCAAGGCGCGGATGACAACTACCACCGCCGACTGGATTGTGATCGGCATCCTGCTGTTCTCAGTAGGCACCGGGCTGTTCACCGCGATCTTTCATCGCTGGGGCAGCTCGTGGTTTGCGGCATCCATGGCGCCCTATCTCTGGTCAATCATCAAATTGAATCCGCAGATCAACTTTATTACGCCGATGCCGATCCTGGTAAAGTTGCACATCATCGCGGCGTACGTGATGGTGCTGCTGTTCCCGTTCACCCGGCTGGTACACATTTTGGTGGTGCCGAATCCGTATCTCTGGCGAAAGCCGCAGCTGGTGCGCTGGAACTGGGATCGCAAACGTATCAGAACAACCACATTTAAACCCAGGCAGAAATAATTTCCAATGAATGCACAGACTGACACCCTCACGCAGACCGAGTCCCCGCAGGAGAAAAAGGGGCGGAAACTCGCAGATCGGATTACCGGTTCGCCAAACCATGGCCTGTTCGGCGCAACTCTGGGATTTTTCGTTGGCTTTGCGGCGGTCTCGCTGTTCGGGCCGACCGCCAAACTCCTGGACGAAAATATGATGATGACCTCCGTCCAGCTGGGGCTGTTGGTCGCCATGCCCAGCCTCTCCGGCTCACTGTTACGTATTCCCTTTGGCGCGTGGGTCGATACCAC
This Candidatus Neomarinimicrobiota bacterium DNA region includes the following protein-coding sequences:
- the narI gene encoding respiratory nitrate reductase subunit gamma: MNQGFTYLNLLLYAVLPYLAIFTLLLVSIYRYLRLGYSYSSLSSQFLENKQHFWGLVPFHYGIITILAGHLIGFLIPKQVLWWNSVPARLYVLEITAFIGGVFTLIGLVNIMIRRFTDTKARMTTTTADWIVIGILLFSVGTGLFTAIFHRWGSSWFAASMAPYLWSIIKLNPQINFITPMPILVKLHIIAAYVMVLLFPFTRLVHILVVPNPYLWRKPQLVRWNWDRKRIRTTTFKPRQK